From Paenibacillus graminis:
GGGTGGGGTGAGGATATGAGCGAAAAAGAAAAAACATTTGTACTGGCACCGGATTCCTTCAAAGAAAGCATGACTGCCAAAGAAGTCTGCATCGCCATGGAAAAGGGGCTGCGGAAGGTCTACCCGGCTGCTCATTATATTCATGTGCCGATGGCTGACGGCGGGGAAGGAACCGTACAGTCCCTGGTCGATGCTTCGGGCGGGGAAATTCATTATAAAGAGGTGACCGGACCGCTCGGGCAAAAGGTTGCGGCGAAATACGGCATTCTTGGCGGCGGACACACTGCGGCGATTGAAATGGCTTCCGCGAGCGGCATCCATCTGGTGTCGAAGGAAACCCGGAACCCCATGGTCACCACTACTTACGGCACCGGAGAGTTGATCCGGGAGTGCCTGGACCGGGGCATCCGCAAGATCATCATCGGCATCGGCGGCAGCGCGACGAATGACGGGGGGGCTGGCATGGCCGAGGCGCTCGGGGCCCGGTTCCTGGATGAGTCCGGAGCGGAACTTCCCCGGGGCGGCGGCAGTCTGGACAGACTAGCTAATATAGATATTTCTGCGCTGGATGAACGCCTCCGGCATGTACAAATGATTGTTGCCTGCGATGTGACGAATCCGCTGTGCGGTGAGCAGGGAGCTTCCCGGGTGTTTGGCCCGCAAAAGGGAGCTACGCCGGAAATGGTGCAAAAACTCGACGTCAGTCTGGCCCATTATGCGGAGGTTGTGAAACAGCAGCTTCACAAGGATGTGCGTGATCTGCCCGGTGCGGGTGCTGCCGGAGGGCTGGGAGCGGGGCTGTTGATCTTTACCCAGGCTGTGCTGCAGAAGGGGATTGAAATTGTGATTGAATATACCGGCCTGAAGGAAAAGCTGGCGGGTGCCGATGTGGTGTTCACAGGTGAAGGCGGCATTGATTTTCAGACGAAGTTCGGGAAGACTCCCTACGGTGTCGCCCGTGCTGCCAAAGCCAGCGGACAAAAGGTCATCGCTGTCGCCGGTTATATCGGCGAGGGCATAGATGCCCTGTATGAGGAGGGCTTCACGGCAATCTTCGGCATCGTCCCCGGGGCCTCCGGCCTGGAGAAGCTGCTGGCCGAGGGGCCGCAGAACGTCGAGCGGACCTGTGAGAATATTGCGAGAATTCTGAAACTAAACGGATAGCGTAAAAGACAGCGGCCCTGGACAGTTCACTTCAGGGCCGCTTTAGTGTGTGAAGCGGCATTACTTGTAGAGCGCCAGCAGGCCATGCGTGAGCTCGAACAGCTGGAGCAGATTGCGCGGATCTTTTCCGGTCAGGGTCTGAATCCGTTTCAGGCGGTATTGCAGCGTGTTGCGGTGGATATTCAAGTCATCGGCGGTATGGGAGACGCTGCAATTATGGTTAATGAAGCTTCTAAGCGTCTCTATCATATCCACGGCATCCTCCAGCTTGGCTGTGGGGTTAAACGGGGCCAAAGGGGCGTGGCTCAGCTTCACCAGAAATTCCACGTTCTCAAACGCAATGACCTGTGAAGCGGGCTTCAGCGCCAGCAGAATATTCATTGCGGCTCTGGCCTGGCGGTAGCTTTCCGCTATGCTCGCTTCCTGCCTGCCGGCGGCGATCAGCACTTGGGGCTGGCCCTGCAAAAGCTCGCGGATCAGCGGCCCGGGATCGCCTGATTCTTGTAAAATAAGCAGCTGCGTCTCTTCATCAATAGCAAATGAAGGGTAGCGCAGCAGCAGCTTGTCCGGGTCTGCCCCGGCACTGAAATGCTTAATGTACAGGACCACGGTTTTCAGCAGCAGGTCGATCTGATACGGGGCCGCTTCTTTTCTCAGCTTTTGCGAATAGGCTCCCTGATGATTCAGCAGCAATTCAAGGAACGCCTTTCTACGATTCGCTTCATGGGCCTGAGTCTCCAAGCTGTTGCGCTGCTCAATTAACAGGGATACGGTAGTTCTGACAATATTGCAAAATGGGCGGACCTCATCCGGATTTCCGGAGATGCCGATGACTCCCACACGGGTATGGCCGATCACAATCGGCTCATTGGTACCTTTTTTCTCAAAACGGCTGTCCTCCCAGACTTCAACCATTCTGCCGGTGGACAGCGCCTGGACCGCTCCCTGATGCACCGTCCCGACCCGCTCTCTTCGGCCGCTGCCGATAATAATCCCGTCTGCATTCATGATATTAATATTGTATGGGATGTCCATCATCATTTTATCCACGATCTCCTGGGCCTGACTCTCCGAAAGCTGGAACAATTCACATCCTCCTTCGCCAAAGGGGTAACTACCGGTTGGGTCCTCCTTACGGCTGACCCGTTATATTAAAGTTGTTGTGCATCTGAACAAAAGTATAGCGGATTTTAATGCTGCTGTCAGAGACACTTGTCTTTTTCGGGCAGATCTGGTTCATATGCAACTTTAATCCAGCTGCGGACGTCTAAATACAGAGAGAGAAACAGCAGCATAAGGAGGGATTTTCAATGATTACTGTAAAAAAAATATTGGGGCATTCCGCCCTGGCCGCTCTAATGCTGGTCCTCGCGGCCTGCAATTCAGCGCCGGAAGCGGAGCCGGAGCAAACTCAGGGTTCGCCTTCGCCCAGCTCGTCAGCAAGCGCAGCGGCGAGTGCATCAGCGAGCGCCTCACCAAGCGTAGTGCCGAGCGCATCAGCAAGCATAGCGCCGGCATCTTCGGAACCGGCAGGGAGCCAGGTGCCGCAGGCTCCGGACGCACCGGAGGAAGGGATGCCGCCTACAGCTATGGAAGCAGCGTCCACAGTGATGAGAGCACTGAGCAGAGGCGATATGGAGACCCTCGCATCCTGGGCGCACCCCGACAAAGGTGTGCGTTTTTCACCTTACGCTTATGTAGATACGGCCACTGATCTGGTATTCACCAGAGATCAGTTGAAGGGGCTGATGAAAGATTCTAAACCGTACGTATGGCGTGAATTTGCCGGTTCAGGGGAGGTCATCAAGCTGACCTTTGCGGAATACTTCAAGCGGTTTGTATATGACGCTGACTTCATGAATAAGGCTGAAACGGCTCTGAATAAGGGGCTGGGGCAGGGAACAACCTTGAATAATATCAACGAAGTCTACCCCAAGGACAGTTACGACTTCGTTGAGTATCATATTGCCGGTGTGGACCCTTCCGCAGAAGGCATGGACTGGCGCAGCCTGCGCCTGGTCTTCGAGAAGATGGGCGAGGACCGCGCTCTCGTAGGCATTGTCCATGATCAATGGACACCCTGAGCTGGGAAGGTGCGGCAGATAGCTGCTCTTTTGCCGAAAAGGCCTCATCCGGACTCATCCCGGACTGAGAATATGCTATTTTGTCTAAAACGGGCTTATCCGCGTGTGTTTTCTGCAAACAATGCACTGGAGCCCGGAACCATTCGAACTGGTACCCATGCTCAGCGTCCGGCAGGTCAGTGCCTCTTCAGAAATGTTCCTTCAGGTTGATTCACGCCAAAAGACCGTGCCCCCAGGGGGCGCGGTCTTTTTAGGCCTATTTTAGCAGCTGCCTTCGGGCCTGCAACCCGAGCCAGCCCTTCCATTCCAATTGCGGCTTATCTTACACTGGAACCGGAGGATGAAGGAGCAGCGGATAGGGACTTGGCAGTTGCGGTATAACCTTCTGGCAGATACGTTACTGCGGTTCCCTTGGTGATGACCATCGGGTACATTTTGCCCGGGGCCGGCTTGGTTACACTGAAATAGATGACCGCCGTTTTATCTTTGCCGAATTCGATCCGGTTAATAACCAGTCCATACCCCGGGTTTGGCAGATCGTTGACGGTAAGTGTAGCTTTGTTTACGCCTTGGCCGGCTTTTTCCAGAGTTACTGAACCCTCATACAGCTGAGCAGGAGCTGCGCTTCCCTCATCCGGAGGTGTCACCCCTGGGGTAATCACCGTTTGAGCAAACTCAGCAGCGTCATAGATCCAGACGGCAGCTTCCGCACGGGTCACCGCATCATTTGGACGGAAGGTATTGTTCTTCTCCAGTGTCACCAAACGGGTGTTCACCAGAATTTGCAGGCTGTTCATCTCAGCATTGGACAGCTTGCTGCCATCTGAGATATCGGCGTACATCAGCGTTACCGGGAAGTTCCCCTTGCTCTGCAAAGCCTGGGTCATCAAGTGGGCGAACTGGATACGTGTCATCGCAGCGTTCGGATCAACCGACTTATCCAGGGTCAGACCGTTTTGCTTCGCAATGAGGAAAGCGGATGCATACCAGGCCTTATCCTTTACTTTGTCAAAATATACACTAGACGTAACTGTACTATTGCCGCCCGATGCCTTCGGGGACAACTGCAGGCCGTTCACGATAAACTGGATGCCTTGGGCAAAGGTAACCTTCGATTTTGGCGCGAATCTGTCCGTAGTCACTCCATTAACGACTCCCTTGTTATGCAGTGCGTTGATTTTCGACTCAGCGGGATCTCCCTTGATGTCGGAAAAAGCAAAAGCCGATGCTCCAAAAGATACGCTTGCCGCCAGAATGCCGCACGCAATAGTCATTTTTTTTGCGCTCATCTGGAAAGAATATTTATTCATTGTGCCTCACCTCTTATTCTCTTAGATGGCGGAAAGCGTGGAAAGGTTGCAGGTCCACTCCAAAAAAATGCAATGCAGAGAAATTATCCGCGCAGCAGCGATTCCGCACCGTCCACAAAAATCTCCGTGCCGGTAACATGAAACGACTCATCCGAAGCCAGGAACAGCACCAGGTTGGCGACTTGCTCCGGTTTGCCGGGGGCCTGCTCCAGCGGGTGATTGCCGTCCGGAAATTCTACGGGGATTTGTACTTCCTCCAGCTCTTCGCTTTTATAAGTATTCTTTCCAATATTGGTGTCAATAGAACCGGGGCACACGGCATTTACGCGAATGGCGTATTGGGCCAGCTCCAGTGCAGCCATTTTCATAAAAGCAGTCTGTCCAGCCTTCGAGGTCGAATAGGCCGATGCGCCAATGTTGGAGAATACCCGGTTGCCGTTAATCGAGCTGGTGATGATCATGCTGCCGCCGTTTTCCTTCATATAAGGGATGGCGTATTTGACAGTGGCAAAGGTGCTGCGCAGATTCGTATGGATGGTCTGATCCCAATCGTCCATTTCCAGGGTCTCGATGGGTGCCATCGTTCCGTTAATCCCGGCATTGGCAAAAATCACATCAATCCGCCCGTTCTCGCCGCCAATCCTGTTGATACTTTCTTCCACCAGGCCGGGATTGGAGACATCGCATTGGATGACTGCGGCCGTGCCGCCAATGGACTCAATCTCCTGTTTCGTCTCTGCGAGATTCTCAGGGGTAAGATCGAGTATATATACTGCAGCCCCATGCTGGGCAAAACGGATTGCCGTGGCCTTGCCGATCCCTGAAGCACCTCCGGTGACTACTGCGATCTTATCTTTCAAACGTTTGTCTGCCATGAACGATTCCTCCTAAAAGTTTTTTTGAGCTTAACTTTCCTAATTATCACTATGTGCAAAACTGATTTCGGGAGCAGCTGTTGGGGTTGTGACGTAACGCGATATTTTAGCACTTCAGTAACTACATACCCTGTGCCCCCGGGATGAACCAGTGTTTTGATGCGGTGAGCGTAAGCAGTGAGGATATGCGGTGAGGATTGAACAGCGGCGCCCTTTCGCTGTACACTTAGGAATGGTAGCGCTTTGATCATAAATTCAGTTCATGACAGGAGAACATAGATGGTTCAGCAGCAGGGGACGGGACGGATCAATGTGGGGATTTTTGCCCATGTTGATGCGGGGAAGACCACAACTACAGAGCATATTCTCTATGAAAGCGGCCGCATTAAGGCGGTGGGCAGTGTGGACAGCGGAACGGCGTTGACCGACTCCATGGAGGTGGAACGCCAGCGGGGGATTTCCGTGCGTGCGGCCTTGGCATCGTTCGAGTGGCGGGGCGTGCAGGTGAATCTGGTCGATACACCGGGGCATGTCGATTTCCTGTCCGAGGTGGAACGGAGCTTGCGGGTGATGGACTGTGCGGTGCTTATTTTATCGGCGGTTGAAGGCGTGCAGGCCCAGAGCGAGATGATCTGGAACGCGCTGCGCAAGCTGGGGATTCCAACACTGATTTTTCTGAATAAAATGGACCGGGCCGGCGCAGACCCAGCAGCTGTGCTGGCTCAGGCGCGAACGTATCTGTCCGGTGATATCCTGCCGGTCCAGCAGGCGCTTGGACAAGAGCAGAACTATACCGGTGCCTTGGACCTATGGGCAGAAGCTGCGGACCCTGCGGCGCGGACAGAGCTACTGGAAGCGCTGGCGGAACGGGACGAGGCGCTTTTGGAAACATATATGTCGGGGACTCCGCTTGATCTGACAGCCTGGAAGGAACAATTGAAGGCGGGAGCAGGCGCCGGAAAATGGTTCCCGCTCGTCTACGGCGTGGCAGCTAAAGGTCTTGGCATTACGCAGCTGCTGGACGCGATGACCGATTATTTCCCCCGTGCCGGCGGGAATCCGGAATTGCCTGTATCCGGCATCGTATACAGCATTCAGCGTGACAAAAGCATGGGCCGCATGGCCTTCGTCCGCCTCTATCAAGGAACGGTCCGCAACCGGGATACGGTGCTGAATTATACGCAGGATGTTCAAGGCAAGGTCACGCAGATCCGCAAGGTAGAAGGCGGGCGCACGGAGGATGTCGGCGCGCTGGAGGCCGGAGATATCGCCGTAGTCTACGGATTGTCCGGGGTAAGAATCGGTGACGTGCTGGGCGTTCCGGACGCGATTCCGCAGGAAGCGAAGCTGGCTGTGCCGCTGCTCACCGTGCGGGTGCATTGGGAGGCGGCTGTGGATGAGCATAAGGTCATCGGAGCTTTCCAGGAGCTGGCTGATGAAGACCCGCTGCTCGATACCCAGTGGCTTCAGGATGAGCGGGAGCTGCACATCAAGGTCATGGGTCCGATTCAGCTGGAAATTCTGGACAGTGTGCTGGAGAGCCGATACGGCCTGAAGGTTACCTTCGGCCAGCCCTCGGTGATCTATCGGGAGACGCCAAGCCGCGCGGGTGAAGGCTATGTCGCCTACCTGATGCCCAAGCCGTGCTGGGCTATTCTGCGGTTCCGGATTGAGCCGGGGCCGCCGGGCAGCGGGCTTCGCTATGAATCGCTGGTCCGCAGTTCCGATCTGCTCCCGCAATACCAGAACGAAACCGCCCGCCGCGTGCCGGAGGCGTTAATGCAGGGTCTGTACGGCTGGGAGGTAACAGACCTTAAGGTGACGCTGACCGAGGGGCAGCATCATGTGTGGCATACGCATCCGCTGGATTTTGCGGTGGCTACGCCGATGGCGATCATGGATGGACTGAACCGGATCGGCACCAAGCTGCTGGAGCCGATTCTCCAGGTCCGCATCGTCGTGCCCGAAGAGAACGGCGGCCGCGTCATGAACGATCTCGTGCAGATGCGCGGCACCTTCGAGCCGCCCGTCCTGCAAGGCGAGCGGATGATCATCGAAGGCCGGCTGCCGCTGGCAACCTCACTCGATTATCCCGTGAGCTTAAGCTCCTACACGAATGGGCGCAGCACGTTCACTTCCTTTTTTGCCGGCTACGAAGAATGCCCGCCGGATGTCCGGGCCGAGCGCACCCGTCGGGGCGTGAACCCCCTGGATCAGGCGAGGTATATTCTGAGCGTGCGGAAGGCGCTGCAGGGGTAGGGGTGAAGGGGGAACGGGCTTAGCTGGGACAGATATTGTTTGTATGTAGCACACATGAAATTCCCGGATCCTTCGCACCTAAATTATTACATTATGAAAGCTGAAAAAGGGGTTTATACTGTTTTTAAGTGCGAAATCGCGGTCGCTCCTTATGTAGGAGCGTGGATTGAAATTTCGCCATTGCCGGTAATTACTGCAGGCGGCTGGGGGCGTCGCTCCTTATGAGGAGCGTGGATTGAAATGACTTTGAAGATCTGGAGAAAGGAGAATCCCAATGTCGCTCCTTATGTAGGAGCGTGGATTGAAAATGGACAAAGGCCTGGATTGCATCACCTACCGGGATGGTCGCTCCTCCTCCAGCTGAATTGTTGGTAAAAAATGCTCGGAACATAGAGCCTACTGGCAAACTGAT
This genomic window contains:
- a CDS encoding glycerate kinase → MSEKEKTFVLAPDSFKESMTAKEVCIAMEKGLRKVYPAAHYIHVPMADGGEGTVQSLVDASGGEIHYKEVTGPLGQKVAAKYGILGGGHTAAIEMASASGIHLVSKETRNPMVTTTYGTGELIRECLDRGIRKIIIGIGGSATNDGGAGMAEALGARFLDESGAELPRGGGSLDRLANIDISALDERLRHVQMIVACDVTNPLCGEQGASRVFGPQKGATPEMVQKLDVSLAHYAEVVKQQLHKDVRDLPGAGAAGGLGAGLLIFTQAVLQKGIEIVIEYTGLKEKLAGADVVFTGEGGIDFQTKFGKTPYGVARAAKASGQKVIAVAGYIGEGIDALYEEGFTAIFGIVPGASGLEKLLAEGPQNVERTCENIARILKLNG
- a CDS encoding CdaR family transcriptional regulator, which produces MFQLSESQAQEIVDKMMMDIPYNINIMNADGIIIGSGRRERVGTVHQGAVQALSTGRMVEVWEDSRFEKKGTNEPIVIGHTRVGVIGISGNPDEVRPFCNIVRTTVSLLIEQRNSLETQAHEANRRKAFLELLLNHQGAYSQKLRKEAAPYQIDLLLKTVVLYIKHFSAGADPDKLLLRYPSFAIDEETQLLILQESGDPGPLIRELLQGQPQVLIAAGRQEASIAESYRQARAAMNILLALKPASQVIAFENVEFLVKLSHAPLAPFNPTAKLEDAVDMIETLRSFINHNCSVSHTADDLNIHRNTLQYRLKRIQTLTGKDPRNLLQLFELTHGLLALYK
- a CDS encoding S-layer homology domain-containing protein, with the protein product MNKYSFQMSAKKMTIACGILAASVSFGASAFAFSDIKGDPAESKINALHNKGVVNGVTTDRFAPKSKVTFAQGIQFIVNGLQLSPKASGGNSTVTSSVYFDKVKDKAWYASAFLIAKQNGLTLDKSVDPNAAMTRIQFAHLMTQALQSKGNFPVTLMYADISDGSKLSNAEMNSLQILVNTRLVTLEKNNTFRPNDAVTRAEAAVWIYDAAEFAQTVITPGVTPPDEGSAAPAQLYEGSVTLEKAGQGVNKATLTVNDLPNPGYGLVINRIEFGKDKTAVIYFSVTKPAPGKMYPMVITKGTAVTYLPEGYTATAKSLSAAPSSSGSSVR
- a CDS encoding SDR family oxidoreductase, whose amino-acid sequence is MADKRLKDKIAVVTGGASGIGKATAIRFAQHGAAVYILDLTPENLAETKQEIESIGGTAAVIQCDVSNPGLVEESINRIGGENGRIDVIFANAGINGTMAPIETLEMDDWDQTIHTNLRSTFATVKYAIPYMKENGGSMIITSSINGNRVFSNIGASAYSTSKAGQTAFMKMAALELAQYAIRVNAVCPGSIDTNIGKNTYKSEELEEVQIPVEFPDGNHPLEQAPGKPEQVANLVLFLASDESFHVTGTEIFVDGAESLLRG
- a CDS encoding GTP-binding protein: MVQQQGTGRINVGIFAHVDAGKTTTTEHILYESGRIKAVGSVDSGTALTDSMEVERQRGISVRAALASFEWRGVQVNLVDTPGHVDFLSEVERSLRVMDCAVLILSAVEGVQAQSEMIWNALRKLGIPTLIFLNKMDRAGADPAAVLAQARTYLSGDILPVQQALGQEQNYTGALDLWAEAADPAARTELLEALAERDEALLETYMSGTPLDLTAWKEQLKAGAGAGKWFPLVYGVAAKGLGITQLLDAMTDYFPRAGGNPELPVSGIVYSIQRDKSMGRMAFVRLYQGTVRNRDTVLNYTQDVQGKVTQIRKVEGGRTEDVGALEAGDIAVVYGLSGVRIGDVLGVPDAIPQEAKLAVPLLTVRVHWEAAVDEHKVIGAFQELADEDPLLDTQWLQDERELHIKVMGPIQLEILDSVLESRYGLKVTFGQPSVIYRETPSRAGEGYVAYLMPKPCWAILRFRIEPGPPGSGLRYESLVRSSDLLPQYQNETARRVPEALMQGLYGWEVTDLKVTLTEGQHHVWHTHPLDFAVATPMAIMDGLNRIGTKLLEPILQVRIVVPEENGGRVMNDLVQMRGTFEPPVLQGERMIIEGRLPLATSLDYPVSLSSYTNGRSTFTSFFAGYEECPPDVRAERTRRGVNPLDQARYILSVRKALQG